Part of the Halorhabdus utahensis DSM 12940 genome, TACGCCACGATCCGTTTGAGGTCGCGCTGGGCCAGCGCGAGCATCGCGCCGTAGATGACGCTCACGACGGCGAAGATCCCGATGATCGTCGCGTTGGCCGCCGCGACGTCGGGCAGCATGGTGAAGTTGAACCGCAGCAGGGCGTAGGTCCCCATCTTCAGGAGGACGCCCGCGAGCAGCACCGACACCGGCGTCGGCGCTTCGACGTGGGCGTCCGGCAGCCAGGTGTGGACCGGGACGATCGGGACCTTGACCGCGAACCCGGCGAACATCGCGAGGAAGGCTGTCGCCTTCAGTGCATCCGGCTCCAACCCGGCGAAGCTACCGAGCGCACCCTCTTCCTGGAGCGTCTGGGCGATCACCGGCAGGTCGAGGCTGGCGACGCTGTCGCCCAGCCCGAACACCAGCGCGATGAACCCGATGAACATCACCAGGCTCGCCACGTTGGTGTAGACGAAGAACTTGATCGCGGCGTACTTCCGGCGCGGGCCGCCCCAGATCCCGATCAGGAAGTACATCGGGACCAGCACGACCTCCCAGAAGACGAACCACAGGAAGAAGTCCAGTGCGGCGAAGACGCCCAACAGTCCCGCCTCGAGCAGGAGCACCAAGGCGTAGAACTGCGACTCCCGCTCGTCGATCGGCGTCCAGGCCGAAACGATCGCTGCCGTCGTGAGGATCGTCGTCAGGACCAGCAACGGCAGGCTCACGCCGTCGAGGCCGACGTGCCACTGCAGCGCGTACGGCCCCAGATCGAACCAGGCGAACTGGGTCTCGAAGGCGGGATCGTTACCGAGCAGGGCATTGCTCGCCCCGTCGAAGGCCGACCACAGGTAGAGGCTCCCGCCGAGCGGGACGAGGCTGAGGACGGCAGCGAGTTTGCCGGCGTAGCGGTTCGGGGCCAGCGCAACGACACCGGCACCGACCAGCACGCTCACGAGGAGGGCTTCGAGCAGCATTAGAACCACCCCCCGAGCAGTGCGAAGGCGACCAGCAACGCGACCAGCCCGAGCGTGACCAGCGAGGCGTAGTTGGTCACGACGCCGGACTGGATCCGGCGGACGCGCTCGCTGCCGAAGAGGCTCACGCTACTAGTGGCGTTGACGACGCCGTCGACGATACTCTGATCGAATGTGTCGGCCGCGCGGGCGATCGGTACCGTCACGCCCCGGGCCAGCCAGACCTGATACTCGTCCTGGTAGTAGTTGTTCATGAGCAACGTCTTGAGGCCGCCGAGCCGGTCCGTGTGTTCCTCGGGATCCGGCACGGCATAGAGTCGATAGGCGATGCCGGCCCCCAGGAGAGCGAGGCCGAGCGAAACCGCTGCGCCCGCGAGGACGGTTCCGACCTCGCCGAGCGGGTTCTCGGCCGTGTAGTGCGCGTAATCGTGGAGCAGCACTTCGTAGTGATGAACCGAGAGTAGTTCCGTGGCGCTCCCCAGCCAGTCGTGGAGGAAGGTCAGGTGGACGCCCGTAACCTTCTCGACCGGCGCGAGGTTGATGACGCCGCCGACGGCCGCCAGGATCCCGAGCACGGCCAACGGGAGTTTGACGTTCCACCGGACCGCATGGGGGTTCTCGGCCGTCTCCGTCCGGGGCTCGCCGTGGAAGGTCAGCAGGACCATCCGGAAGGTGTAAAAGCCGGTGAAGGCGACGGCGGCCAGTCCCATCGCGTAGCCGGCGAGCAGGAGCGGCGAGCCGCCCAGCCCGTGGATCAGCGTCTCGTAGAGCACCTCGTCTTTCGACCAGAAGCCGGCAAAGGGGAAGATGCCAGCAAGCGCGAGCGAGCCCGAGAGGAACGCGTAGTAGGTCACGGGCATCTTGTCTTTGAGCCCACCCATGTCCCACATGTTCTCGTTGTGGTGCATGGCGATGATGACCGACCCGGCACCCAGGAACAGCAGCGCCTTAAATATCGCGTGGGTCGTGAGGTGGAAAACCGCCGCGACGTACCCGCCGCCGCCCAGCGCGAGCATCATATACCCGTACTGGGAGATCGTCGAATAGGCGAGCACCTGCTTGAGTTCCTGTTTGACCAGCGCCATCGACGCCGCAAAGAGCGCGGTGAATCCGCCGACGAGGGCGATCACGCCCAGGGCGGTCGGGGAAAGCAGGTAGAAGCCGTACATCCGCGCGACGAGGTAGACGCCGGCGGCGACCATCGTCGCCGCGTGGATCAGCGCCGAGACGGGGGTCGGACCCTCCATCGCGTCAGGGAGCCACGTGTGTAGCGGGAACTGGGCGGACTTGCCGATCACACCGCCGAGCACCAGCAGACCAGCGAGCGTAATGGCCGTCTCCGCACCCAGGCCATAGAAAGTCTGGCCCCCGTCGATCGCATGCTGGGCGAGTTTCGGGAAGCCCTCCTCGCCGACGAACAGCCCGGTGCCGAACATCGAGAGGATGGCGACGGTGCCCACGAGGAAGAAGTAGTCCCCGAAACGGGTCACGAGGAAGGCTTTCTTCGCGGCCGACGCCGGCCCGGGTTCGCGGAACCAAAAGCCGATCAGCAGGTACGAACACAGCCCGACGAGTTCGAAGAACATGAACGCCATCAGGAGATTGTCCGCGAAGACGAAGGCGAGCATACTGAAGGCGAACAGCGAGAGCTCGGCGTAGTACCGCCGGAGGCCGCCCTCTCCTTCGTCGTTCATGTACCCGAGCGAGAAGACGAAGACCAGCAGGGCGATCAACGAAACGAGGGTGAGCATCAGCGCCGAGAGCGGATCGATCAGGATGCCGAAGTGCAGACTGATCGCGCCCTCTCCGGAGAGGAACGTATAGAGTTCCGCGTGGTACGGATCGCCGTTGGCCACGGCCACCAGCGAAAGCGCCGAGAGGACGAGCGAGCCCCCCAGCGCGGCGATGCCGGCCAGCGCGCCGCGCTTTGGCAGGTAATTGCCGCCGAGCAGCACGACGACGAAGGCGGCCAGCGGGAGCAATGCGATCGCCGGAGCGAAGTCAAATATTCCTGTCATGTTACCACCGCATCGTCGTCGGAACGGTCACGTCGATATCACCGAAGTTACGGTACAGGACGAGGATGATGCCGATGCCGACTGCGACCTCGGCGGCGGCCAGCGCCATCACGAACAGTGCGAACACCTGCCCCGTCAGGTTGCCGTAGTGCAGCGAGAACGCCACGAAGTTGATGTTCGCGGCATTGAGCATCAACTCGACGGACATGAGGAAAATCAGGGCGTTCCGGCGCGTCAGCACGCCGAAGACGCCGATAGCGAAGACAGCAGCCGACAGCAGGAGGTACGGAATGACACCGACCATCACTGATCACCACCATCGTTCCCGGAGAGTACCGAGCCGTCTTCGTCCCGGGCGAGCAAGATCGCGCCGTCAAGCGCCGCGTCGAGAACGACGGCGATCAGGACGAACGACACCAGAAAGCCCTCGGTGACAAGGGCGGACTGGCCGGCCATGTCGAACAGCGCGTAGCCGATCCCCTCAGTGATGCTGAGGTCGGCCTCGAAGCCGGCCGCCTCGGGGAAGTTCGCGGTGACGAACACCGCAGCGAGGACGGCGAACAGCGCGATCGCCGCCACGCCGTGGCTCGCCCGCAGGTCCGTCGCCAGACGGGGACGGCTCACTGTGCCACCCCATCCGAGTCAGGATCATTGCGGCGCGTCAACATGACGGCGAAGCTAATCAGGATGAGGACGCCGCCGACGTACACCAGTACCTGCATCGCGGCGACGAACGGTGCCTGGTTCATGACGTAGAAGACGGCGACGCTGAGCAGGGCGATACCTAGCATCAGCGCCGCGTGCCAGACGTCACGTACCAGCACGACCCCCAGGCTGGCACCGACGGTCGTCAGTGCGAACAGCCCAAAAGCGATCAGTTCGAGTACTCCCATGCTACTACCCCAATGCGCCCGCACGCCCTTTGAAGATTACCTTATCGTTCAAAGATTCCGGCAATTACAGCCGACATCACGGCTAGGAGCCTGTCGTCCACCAGAAATCAGGATGATCTGTTTTGACAGAATTCGAAA contains:
- the nuoK gene encoding NADH-quinone oxidoreductase subunit NuoK, producing the protein MVGVIPYLLLSAAVFAIGVFGVLTRRNALIFLMSVELMLNAANINFVAFSLHYGNLTGQVFALFVMALAAAEVAVGIGIILVLYRNFGDIDVTVPTTMRW
- the nuoL gene encoding NADH-quinone oxidoreductase subunit L, whose amino-acid sequence is MTGIFDFAPAIALLPLAAFVVVLLGGNYLPKRGALAGIAALGGSLVLSALSLVAVANGDPYHAELYTFLSGEGAISLHFGILIDPLSALMLTLVSLIALLVFVFSLGYMNDEGEGGLRRYYAELSLFAFSMLAFVFADNLLMAFMFFELVGLCSYLLIGFWFREPGPASAAKKAFLVTRFGDYFFLVGTVAILSMFGTGLFVGEEGFPKLAQHAIDGGQTFYGLGAETAITLAGLLVLGGVIGKSAQFPLHTWLPDAMEGPTPVSALIHAATMVAAGVYLVARMYGFYLLSPTALGVIALVGGFTALFAASMALVKQELKQVLAYSTISQYGYMMLALGGGGYVAAVFHLTTHAIFKALLFLGAGSVIIAMHHNENMWDMGGLKDKMPVTYYAFLSGSLALAGIFPFAGFWSKDEVLYETLIHGLGGSPLLLAGYAMGLAAVAFTGFYTFRMVLLTFHGEPRTETAENPHAVRWNVKLPLAVLGILAAVGGVINLAPVEKVTGVHLTFLHDWLGSATELLSVHHYEVLLHDYAHYTAENPLGEVGTVLAGAAVSLGLALLGAGIAYRLYAVPDPEEHTDRLGGLKTLLMNNYYQDEYQVWLARGVTVPIARAADTFDQSIVDGVVNATSSVSLFGSERVRRIQSGVVTNYASLVTLGLVALLVAFALLGGWF
- a CDS encoding complex I subunit 4 family protein; translated protein: MLLEALLVSVLVGAGVVALAPNRYAGKLAAVLSLVPLGGSLYLWSAFDGASNALLGNDPAFETQFAWFDLGPYALQWHVGLDGVSLPLLVLTTILTTAAIVSAWTPIDERESQFYALVLLLEAGLLGVFAALDFFLWFVFWEVVLVPMYFLIGIWGGPRRKYAAIKFFVYTNVASLVMFIGFIALVFGLGDSVASLDLPVIAQTLQEEGALGSFAGLEPDALKATAFLAMFAGFAVKVPIVPVHTWLPDAHVEAPTPVSVLLAGVLLKMGTYALLRFNFTMLPDVAAANATIIGIFAVVSVIYGAMLALAQRDLKRIVAYSSISSMGYVLLGLIAYTVHGVGGATFQMVSHGFISGLMFMVVGVVYNQTHTRMVGDMSGLADRLPVTAGIFVAAAFGYMGLPLMSGFIGEALIFIGAFPSDVLPGAPLFTASAMFGIVIVAGYLLFAMQRALFGPFDLATDYELSRAPVQDVAPLLVLLACVIILGIHPDLFYGMIQDAVAPIVELGGGV
- a CDS encoding NADH-quinone oxidoreductase subunit J is translated as MGVLELIAFGLFALTTVGASLGVVLVRDVWHAALMLGIALLSVAVFYVMNQAPFVAAMQVLVYVGGVLILISFAVMLTRRNDPDSDGVAQ